One Aegilops tauschii subsp. strangulata cultivar AL8/78 chromosome 7, Aet v6.0, whole genome shotgun sequence genomic window carries:
- the LOC109769675 gene encoding uncharacterized protein isoform X1, translated as MKLLVRLPSFDELEGQETKVCRCVHDNMRCRNRRGMLVDDGDSEMVGKDYERSASSTPSSLPCGEDDLQLIDVPSSLSFFRQVYIIYGVACAIGISPVAPEYHDLMRRWQRNQSEEASGGDDGSAMGKGRSSSRHQQFHDRIIPAC; from the exons ATGAAGTTGCTTGTCAGACTACCTTCCTTTGATGAACTCGAAGGTCAAGAGACCAAG GTCTGCCGCTGCGTGCATGACAACATGAGGTGCCGCAATCGGCGTGGTATGCTGGTGGATGATGGCGACAGTGAGATGGTTGGCAAGGATTATGAGAGGTCGGCGAGCAGCACTCCTTCCTCTCTTCCCTGTGGAGAAGATGACCTGCAGCTCATTGACGTTCCCTCGAGTCTCTCTTTCTTCCGGCAAG TATATATCATCTATGGAGTTGCTTGTGCTATTGGAATTTCACCAGTTGCTCCAGAG TATCACGACCTGATGCGACGTTGGCAGCGCAATCAGTCGGAGGAGGCCAGCGGTGGCGATGACGGCTCTGCGATGGGGAAAGGTCGCTCGTCGTCGCGGCACCAGCAATTCCACGATCGCATAATACCCGCATGTTGA
- the LOC109769675 gene encoding uncharacterized protein isoform X2, with product MTRSAPAFPHRRHHDHAAAEESSSSHHHRRHHRALLLPPPHPSISLPARARNPSPRAAMATELRIRSIFLSSESKSGNVRKVSLLPPICSACVKGPGEEMLLLLQVLPPPRCRWSAAACMTT from the exons ATGACCAGATCCGCACCGGCGTTCCCGCATCGGCGCCACCACGACCACGCAGCGGCagaggagtcctcctcctcccaccaccaccgccgccaccaccgcgcCCTCCTCCTTCCACCTCCACACCCATCCATATCCCTCCCTGCTCgcgcccgaaaccctagcccgcgggcGGCCATGGCGACCGAGCTCAGGATCCGCAGCATCTTCCTCTCCTCCGAGAGCAAGAGCGGCAACGTCCGCAAGG TCAGTTTGCTCCCTCCGATCTGCTCTGCTTGCGTGAAGGGGCCCGGCGAGGaaatgctgctgctgctgcaggtTCTTCCTCCTCCCCGCTGTAGGTG GTCTGCCGCTGCGTGCATGACAACATGA
- the LOC109769675 gene encoding uncharacterized protein isoform X3, whose translation MTRSAPAFPHRRHHDHAAAEESSSSHHHRRHHRALLLPPPHPSISLPARARNPSPRAAMATELRIRSIFLSSESKSGNVRKVSLLPPICSACVKGPGEEMLLLLQVLPPPRCRWYLKG comes from the exons ATGACCAGATCCGCACCGGCGTTCCCGCATCGGCGCCACCACGACCACGCAGCGGCagaggagtcctcctcctcccaccaccaccgccgccaccaccgcgcCCTCCTCCTTCCACCTCCACACCCATCCATATCCCTCCCTGCTCgcgcccgaaaccctagcccgcgggcGGCCATGGCGACCGAGCTCAGGATCCGCAGCATCTTCCTCTCCTCCGAGAGCAAGAGCGGCAACGTCCGCAAGG TCAGTTTGCTCCCTCCGATCTGCTCTGCTTGCGTGAAGGGGCCCGGCGAGGaaatgctgctgctgctgcaggtTCTTCCTCCTCCCCGCTGTAGGTG GTACCTGAAAGGCTGA